The Streptomyces sp. NBC_00440 genome contains a region encoding:
- a CDS encoding putative bifunctional diguanylate cyclase/phosphodiesterase: protein MPGSVRPPVTERQTVGRTAAELHDYRAAFNTARLGMAVVDREGLVVSANAALGGLLGTEPAALARQAAACLVDLAADTRTWYAYREVLRGRRSSFRCTRRLKHADGHSLWAEVSVAPFPDSSQVLLSVADVSDRRELRARLRHLQMHDPVTRLPNRTLFFERLSAALDPSACDQPGTGRIGLCYLDLDGFKAVNDTLGHRFGDRLLGVVAARLTHCADQSGYGGGTGHLVARLGGDEFALLVEDSTGTDQLTDLAASVLAALQEPFDLGGQRLSVSASIGVVERLTDGTTATGLMQDADTTLYWAKADGKGRWTLFDPERNAHRMTRQALSSTLRPAVDDGEFVLEYQPLVDLADGELKGVEALVRWDHPQFGRLTPNRFIGLAEEDGSIVQLGAWVLRTACRQARAWQLEHPTRPPLFVSVNIAVRQVWDSDLVADVAGILAETGLAPDLLQLELTESAVMGSAGRPLQALQDLSDMGVQIAIDDFGTGYSNLAYLSRLPVSVLKLDGSFVRGFRYDAGAHPNPADEMIVEALVQLAHRLGLTVTAECVETAGQATRLRRIGCDTGQGYLYSRAVAPEEIGALVAGASARRG, encoded by the coding sequence GTGCCGGGATCCGTCCGGCCACCGGTCACGGAGCGTCAGACCGTCGGCCGTACCGCAGCCGAGCTGCACGACTACCGCGCCGCCTTCAACACCGCACGGCTCGGTATGGCCGTCGTCGACCGCGAGGGACTGGTCGTCTCCGCCAATGCCGCGCTCGGCGGACTGCTCGGCACCGAGCCCGCCGCGCTGGCCAGGCAGGCCGCGGCCTGCCTCGTGGACCTCGCGGCGGACACCCGCACCTGGTACGCGTACCGCGAGGTCCTCCGGGGCCGCCGCTCCAGTTTCCGCTGCACCCGCCGCCTCAAGCACGCCGACGGCCACTCGCTCTGGGCGGAGGTCAGTGTCGCCCCCTTCCCCGACAGCTCCCAGGTGCTGCTCTCGGTCGCCGACGTCAGCGACCGGCGTGAACTGCGGGCCAGGCTGCGCCACCTCCAGATGCACGACCCGGTGACCCGGCTGCCCAACCGCACCCTGTTCTTCGAGCGGCTGTCCGCGGCGCTCGACCCATCGGCGTGCGACCAGCCGGGCACCGGCCGGATCGGGCTCTGCTACCTGGACCTCGACGGCTTCAAGGCCGTCAACGACACACTCGGCCACCGCTTCGGCGACCGGCTGCTCGGTGTCGTCGCCGCCCGGCTGACCCACTGCGCCGACCAGTCCGGCTACGGAGGCGGCACCGGCCATCTGGTCGCCAGACTCGGCGGCGACGAATTCGCCCTCCTCGTCGAGGACTCCACCGGTACGGACCAGCTCACCGATCTGGCGGCGTCCGTACTGGCCGCGCTCCAGGAGCCGTTCGACCTCGGCGGCCAGCGGCTCTCGGTGTCCGCGTCGATCGGAGTGGTGGAGCGGCTCACCGACGGCACCACCGCCACCGGCCTGATGCAGGACGCCGACACCACGCTGTACTGGGCGAAGGCGGACGGCAAGGGACGCTGGACGCTCTTCGACCCGGAGCGCAACGCCCACCGGATGACCCGGCAGGCGCTCTCGTCCACCCTGCGGCCCGCAGTGGACGACGGTGAATTCGTGCTGGAGTACCAGCCGCTGGTGGATCTGGCGGACGGGGAGCTCAAAGGGGTGGAGGCGCTGGTGCGCTGGGACCACCCGCAGTTCGGCCGGCTGACGCCGAACCGGTTCATCGGGCTGGCCGAGGAGGACGGCTCGATCGTCCAGCTCGGCGCGTGGGTGCTGCGCACCGCCTGCCGGCAGGCGAGGGCCTGGCAGCTCGAACACCCCACCCGACCACCGCTGTTCGTGAGCGTCAACATCGCCGTACGGCAGGTGTGGGACTCGGATCTGGTGGCCGACGTCGCCGGGATTCTCGCCGAGACCGGTCTCGCGCCCGACCTGCTCCAGCTGGAACTGACCGAGTCGGCGGTGATGGGTTCCGCGGGACGCCCCCTCCAGGCGCTCCAGGACCTCAGCGACATGGGCGTGCAGATCGCGATCGACGACTTCGGCACCGGCTACTCGAACCTCGCGTATCTGAGCCGGCTGCCGGTGTCCGTACTGAAGCTGGACGGGTCGTTCGTACGCGGATTCCGCTACGACGCGGGAGCGCACCCGAACCCGGCCGACGAGATGATCGTCGAGGCGCTGGTCCAGCTCGCGCACCGGCTGGGGCTCACGGTCACGGCGGAGTGCGTGGAGACCGCGGGGCAGGCGACGCGGCTGCGCAGGATCGGCTGCGACACCGGGCAGGGCTATCTGTACTCACGGGCGGTGGCCCCGGAGGAAATCGGCGCCCTGGTGGCGGGTGCGTCCGCGCGGCGAGGCTGA
- a CDS encoding AAA family ATPase, producing MTFDPGAEAARATRAILDDTLHGTARGVVVDSPPGAGKSTLVVRAARELAAAGRPLMVVAQTNAQVDDLVTRLAGKDPELPVGRLHSSDPDPYDKALDDLPNVRKSAKVADLAGLDVVISTAAKWAHVKGVEPWRHAIVDEAYQMRSDALLAVAGLFERALFVGDPGQLDPFSVVGAEQWAGLAYDPSSSAVSTLLAHNPELPQHRLPVSWRLPASAAPLVSDAFYPYTPFRSGTDHGDRRLTFGVASDGSGPDRVLDEAAETGWALLELPARHTPRTDPEAVRAVALVVRRLLDRGGAAVSEQSPDPVPLTADRIAVGTAHRDQAAAVRSALTELGVTGVAVDTANRLQGREFDVTVVLHPLSGRPDATAFHLETGRLCVLASRHRHACIVVCREGVAGLLDEHPSTEPVQLGVTVKFPDGWEANHAVLAHLAEHRVPYRPR from the coding sequence GTGACCTTCGATCCCGGCGCGGAGGCCGCCCGCGCGACGCGGGCCATCCTCGATGACACGCTGCACGGCACCGCCCGCGGAGTGGTGGTCGACTCCCCGCCGGGCGCGGGCAAATCGACGCTCGTAGTGCGCGCGGCCCGTGAGCTGGCCGCCGCCGGACGACCGCTGATGGTGGTCGCGCAGACCAACGCCCAGGTGGACGACCTGGTCACCCGCCTTGCCGGGAAGGACCCCGAGCTGCCGGTCGGCCGGCTGCACAGCAGCGACCCCGACCCGTACGACAAGGCGCTGGACGACCTGCCGAACGTTCGCAAGTCCGCCAAGGTCGCGGATCTCGCCGGGCTCGACGTGGTGATCTCGACGGCGGCGAAGTGGGCGCATGTGAAGGGCGTCGAGCCCTGGCGGCACGCGATCGTGGACGAGGCGTACCAGATGCGCTCGGACGCTCTGCTGGCCGTGGCCGGGCTGTTCGAACGGGCGTTGTTCGTGGGCGATCCCGGCCAGCTCGACCCGTTCAGCGTGGTCGGCGCCGAGCAGTGGGCGGGGCTGGCGTACGACCCGTCGTCCAGCGCGGTCTCGACCCTGCTCGCGCACAATCCGGAGCTGCCGCAGCACCGGCTGCCGGTCTCCTGGCGGCTGCCGGCGTCGGCGGCGCCGCTGGTCTCGGACGCGTTCTACCCGTACACACCGTTCCGCAGCGGTACGGACCACGGTGACCGGCGGCTGACCTTCGGGGTGGCGTCGGACGGTTCGGGCCCCGACCGGGTGCTGGACGAGGCGGCGGAGACGGGCTGGGCCCTGCTGGAACTGCCCGCCCGGCACACACCGCGTACGGACCCGGAGGCGGTACGGGCGGTGGCCCTGGTGGTCCGGCGGCTGCTGGACCGCGGTGGCGCGGCGGTGAGTGAGCAGTCGCCGGATCCGGTGCCGCTGACGGCGGACCGCATCGCGGTCGGCACGGCCCACCGCGATCAGGCCGCCGCGGTCCGGTCGGCGCTCACGGAGCTCGGGGTGACGGGCGTCGCGGTCGACACGGCCAACCGCCTCCAGGGGCGGGAGTTCGACGTCACGGTGGTGCTGCATCCGCTGTCCGGCCGCCCGGACGCGACAGCGTTCCATCTGGAGACGGGCAGGCTCTGCGTCCTGGCGTCGCGGCACCGGCACGCCTGCATCGTGGTGTGCCGGGAGGGGGTGGCCGGGCTGCTCGACGAGCACCCGTCGACCGAGCCGGTGCAGCTGGGAGTGACAGTGAAGTTCCCGGACGGCTGGGAGGCGAACCATGCGGTCCTGGCGCATCTCGCGGAACACCGGGTGCCGTACCGGCCACGGTGA
- a CDS encoding decarboxylase, translating to MDISFLGGPQPQRGVGVVAPFDFALDRELWRWVPDDVSLHLTRTPFVPVEVSLDLARLVSEHETLREAVRALGAVAPQVVAYACTSGSFVGGVAGERAMCTAMTAASDLPSITTSGALLEAFRELGVRRIALVTPYTESVTSSLEEYLGEAGTVVTGRAFLGLTRHIWKVPYRDVVDMARQAVIGSADALFISCTNLPTYDVIPQLEAELRMPVLSANQVTMWAALRCIGAHAVGPYQRLLIESAPTPVPEPAPAPLSAPEPASAVAEDPPEEQGGWT from the coding sequence ATGGACATCTCCTTCCTCGGCGGACCACAGCCACAACGCGGTGTGGGTGTCGTCGCCCCTTTTGACTTCGCTCTCGACAGGGAGCTGTGGCGGTGGGTGCCGGACGACGTCTCGCTCCACCTGACGCGTACCCCCTTCGTACCGGTCGAAGTCTCCCTGGATCTCGCCCGGCTGGTCAGTGAACACGAGACGCTCCGCGAGGCGGTCCGTGCACTGGGCGCGGTCGCCCCGCAGGTCGTGGCGTACGCCTGCACCAGCGGCAGCTTCGTCGGCGGAGTAGCCGGAGAACGGGCCATGTGCACCGCGATGACGGCGGCGAGCGATCTGCCGTCGATCACCACGTCGGGCGCTCTCCTGGAGGCTTTCCGGGAGCTCGGGGTCCGGCGGATCGCGCTGGTCACGCCCTACACTGAATCTGTGACGTCCTCCCTGGAGGAATACCTCGGCGAAGCGGGGACAGTCGTCACCGGGCGGGCCTTTCTCGGTCTCACCAGACACATCTGGAAGGTCCCGTACCGCGATGTGGTGGACATGGCTCGACAGGCGGTGATCGGTTCGGCGGACGCACTCTTCATCAGCTGTACCAACCTTCCGACGTACGACGTGATCCCGCAGCTCGAAGCGGAGCTGCGGATGCCGGTGCTTTCGGCGAACCAGGTCACGATGTGGGCGGCGCTGCGCTGTATCGGTGCCCACGCCGTCGGTCCGTACCAGCGGCTGCTGATCGAGTCCGCGCCCACGCCCGTACCCGAGCCGGCACCGGCACCCCTGTCCGCGCCGGAGCCCGCCAGCGCAGTGGCAGAAGATCCGCCCGAAGAGCAGGGAGGCTGGACATGA
- a CDS encoding M6 family metalloprotease domain-containing protein yields MDRRRLRQTAAILVSFMAFTATSLVAGPAVATVGGEGPCALPRTDVHHSVGLDSWNSAYPRPVGALDAVMIFLSFPGAPPDTTPQELTADYFPSTTTFFRQASYGKFTLRPHPLRRWTMMPKPASAYAIRRDWSADERDEYLRDAVAAADPTVDFSKYDLVYLIADPDAPGVDSDATKVVNLDTPLHADGTEIRRFVTGFERHPPDRDVLAHETGHVFDLPDLYHRPSDDKGDWDTYVGDWDVMGSQFGLAPDFFGWQKWKLGWLDRRQIGCVRGTRAQMFTLEPLEEVAAPGSDTAGTRLIVLRTGLESALAIEARTAAGNDASTCSEGVLIYRVRAEQASGDGPFRVVDTHPHSSGCWGQSVYPPLADAPLGVGETFTVPGNGTKVEVTDRTPSGAWTVEITPVV; encoded by the coding sequence GTGGACCGGCGCCGTCTGCGGCAGACCGCCGCCATCCTGGTCTCGTTCATGGCGTTCACCGCGACGTCCCTGGTCGCGGGGCCTGCGGTCGCCACCGTGGGCGGCGAGGGGCCGTGCGCGCTGCCGCGCACCGACGTCCACCACTCGGTCGGGCTCGACAGCTGGAACTCCGCCTACCCCCGGCCGGTCGGGGCACTCGACGCGGTCATGATCTTCCTGTCCTTCCCGGGGGCCCCGCCCGACACCACCCCGCAGGAGCTGACGGCCGACTACTTCCCCTCGACCACCACCTTCTTCCGGCAGGCCTCGTACGGGAAGTTCACGCTGCGGCCGCATCCGCTGCGGCGGTGGACCATGATGCCGAAGCCGGCCTCCGCGTACGCGATACGGCGTGACTGGAGTGCGGACGAGCGCGACGAGTATCTGCGGGACGCGGTGGCCGCGGCCGATCCGACGGTGGACTTCAGCAAGTACGACCTCGTCTATCTGATCGCCGACCCGGATGCGCCGGGTGTCGACTCGGACGCCACGAAGGTGGTCAATCTGGATACCCCGCTGCACGCCGACGGTACGGAGATCCGGCGTTTCGTCACCGGCTTCGAGCGGCATCCGCCGGACCGCGATGTGCTGGCCCATGAGACCGGGCACGTCTTCGACCTGCCGGATCTCTACCACCGCCCGTCGGACGACAAGGGCGACTGGGACACGTATGTGGGCGACTGGGACGTCATGGGCAGCCAGTTCGGGCTCGCCCCCGACTTCTTCGGCTGGCAGAAGTGGAAGCTGGGCTGGCTGGACCGGCGGCAGATCGGCTGTGTGCGCGGCACCCGGGCCCAGATGTTCACGCTGGAGCCACTGGAGGAGGTCGCGGCGCCCGGCAGCGACACGGCCGGGACCCGGCTCATCGTCCTGCGGACCGGGCTGGAGAGCGCCCTCGCCATCGAGGCGCGCACGGCGGCCGGCAATGACGCTTCGACCTGCTCGGAGGGCGTCCTCATCTACCGGGTGAGGGCGGAGCAGGCCTCCGGCGACGGCCCGTTCCGGGTGGTCGACACCCATCCGCACAGCTCGGGCTGCTGGGGGCAGTCGGTCTACCCGCCGCTGGCCGACGCGCCGCTCGGGGTCGGGGAGACGTTCACGGTTCCCGGCAACGGGACGAAGGTGGAGGTGACGGACCGTACGCCGTCGGGAGCCTGGACCGTCGAGATCACGCCGGTGGTGTGA
- a CDS encoding spermidine synthase codes for MAKNKRQGRSAPESVVEQVDGGIAELRPDRDRPRAWTLLIDGAPQSHVDLDDPAYLDFEYQRRLGHVIDLAGPPRQPLHVVHLGGGAFTLARYVAATRPRSTQQIAEVDGPLVQLVRRVLPLDPGARIRVRSTDARAALAKIPDGWADLIVADVFSGARTPAHLTSAEFLTEVRRALKPEGWYAANLTDGPPLTYLRGQIATAAETFPELALAAEPAVLRGRRFGNAVLVGSALPLPIAELTRRVAGDGHAGRLEHGRGLTDFTGGARPVRDADAQPSPPPPPAVFG; via the coding sequence GTGGCGAAGAACAAGCGGCAGGGCCGTTCCGCACCGGAGTCCGTCGTCGAGCAGGTGGACGGCGGGATCGCCGAACTCAGGCCCGACCGCGACCGTCCGCGCGCCTGGACCCTGCTGATCGACGGCGCCCCGCAGTCCCATGTGGACCTCGACGACCCCGCGTACCTCGACTTCGAGTACCAGCGCAGGCTCGGTCATGTCATCGACCTCGCGGGCCCGCCCAGACAGCCGCTGCACGTCGTGCATCTGGGCGGCGGGGCGTTCACCCTGGCCCGTTACGTCGCGGCGACCCGCCCCCGCTCCACGCAGCAGATCGCCGAGGTCGACGGCCCGCTGGTGCAGCTGGTGCGCAGGGTGCTGCCGCTGGACCCCGGCGCCCGGATCCGCGTCCGCTCCACCGACGCCCGCGCCGCACTCGCGAAGATCCCCGACGGCTGGGCCGACCTGATCGTCGCCGACGTCTTCAGCGGTGCGCGCACCCCCGCCCATCTCACCAGTGCGGAATTCCTCACCGAAGTCCGCAGAGCGCTGAAGCCGGAGGGCTGGTACGCGGCGAACCTCACGGACGGCCCGCCGCTGACCTATCTGCGCGGCCAGATCGCGACCGCGGCCGAGACCTTCCCCGAACTGGCCCTGGCGGCCGAGCCGGCGGTACTGCGCGGCCGGAGGTTCGGGAACGCGGTACTGGTGGGTTCGGCGCTTCCGCTGCCCATCGCCGAACTGACCCGCAGGGTGGCGGGGGACGGGCACGCGGGGCGGCTGGAGCACGGCCGGGGCCTCACGGACTTCACGGGCGGGGCGAGGCCGGTACGGGACGCGGATGCGCAGCCGTCACCTCCGCCGCCGCCCGCGGTCTTCGGATAG
- a CDS encoding maleate cis-trans isomerase family protein yields MTAVGFLYPGHSAEDDYERIEQLLASDVRLSVVHTDIGEDAHRVDALIEMGAADRLAAGVEELRLAGAEAVVWACTSGSFVYGWDGAQKQVRDLARAAGMPASSTSFAFAHAIQYLGVKKVAIAATYPEDVAAYFAAFLKGAGVEVTATRGSGIITAAEVGTWGRDEVIELALSGDHPSAEVLLLPDTALHTAAYVQELEQVLGKPVLTANQVSVWEGLRLADRKVPGERLGKLFARTDRT; encoded by the coding sequence ATGACAGCGGTCGGGTTCCTTTACCCGGGGCATTCCGCGGAGGACGACTACGAGCGCATCGAGCAGCTCCTGGCGTCCGACGTGAGACTGTCCGTCGTCCACACCGACATCGGCGAGGACGCGCACCGGGTGGACGCGCTCATCGAGATGGGCGCGGCGGACCGGCTCGCGGCAGGCGTCGAGGAGCTGCGGCTCGCCGGGGCCGAGGCAGTGGTGTGGGCATGTACGAGTGGCAGCTTCGTCTACGGCTGGGACGGGGCGCAGAAACAGGTCAGGGACCTGGCACGGGCGGCCGGAATGCCCGCGTCCAGTACGTCCTTCGCCTTCGCGCACGCGATCCAGTACCTCGGTGTGAAGAAGGTCGCCATCGCCGCGACGTACCCGGAGGACGTCGCGGCCTACTTCGCCGCCTTCCTGAAGGGTGCGGGTGTGGAGGTCACGGCGACCCGCGGCAGCGGCATCATCACCGCGGCCGAGGTCGGCACCTGGGGCCGGGACGAGGTCATCGAACTGGCGCTGTCCGGGGACCATCCCTCCGCGGAGGTGCTGCTGCTGCCCGACACCGCGCTGCACACGGCGGCGTATGTGCAGGAGCTGGAGCAGGTCCTGGGCAAGCCGGTGCTCACCGCGAACCAGGTGTCCGTGTGGGAGGGGCTGCGGCTGGCCGACCGGAAGGTCCCCGGGGAGCGGCTCGGGAAGCTCTTCGCCCGGACGGACCGGACGTGA
- a CDS encoding phosphatase PAP2 family protein: MPYTANRDRPRWWTELLVIAVVYTAYSSGRLLARGSTEDAVHHGLSLLRAEKFLHINIEHPLNRLFTHTPAIGIPADFAYASLHYLVTPGILIWLFRRRPAQYRLARTWLMVSTLLGLIGFTLTPTCPPRLLAHAEGFVDTMAQYSSYGWWGDDASAPRGLGGMTNQFAAMPSLHVGWALWCGVMLWRHGRTPLARILGVLYPLTITFVVLGTANHYLLDAIAGVAVMGVGLLLARPAVRLADRVRARFSSRTADSPSPIVGAGCKTSPGERFPGQRTSSASSASAGDTADDGTQTAAR, translated from the coding sequence ATGCCGTACACCGCGAACCGTGACCGGCCCCGCTGGTGGACAGAGCTCCTTGTGATCGCTGTCGTCTACACCGCGTACTCGTCGGGGCGGCTGCTGGCACGCGGCAGCACCGAGGACGCGGTCCACCACGGCCTTTCGCTGCTGCGCGCCGAGAAGTTCCTGCACATCAACATCGAACACCCGTTGAACAGGCTGTTCACGCACACCCCTGCCATAGGGATACCCGCCGACTTCGCCTATGCGTCGCTGCACTACCTGGTGACCCCGGGCATCCTGATATGGCTCTTCCGCCGCCGTCCCGCCCAGTACCGCCTGGCGCGCACCTGGCTGATGGTCTCCACCCTGCTCGGTCTGATCGGCTTCACGCTGACCCCCACCTGTCCGCCGCGGCTGCTCGCCCATGCCGAGGGTTTTGTCGACACGATGGCGCAGTACAGCTCGTACGGCTGGTGGGGCGACGACGCGAGCGCACCGCGGGGACTCGGCGGGATGACCAATCAGTTCGCCGCGATGCCGAGCCTGCATGTGGGGTGGGCGCTGTGGTGCGGGGTGATGCTGTGGCGCCACGGCCGTACGCCGCTGGCCCGAATACTCGGGGTGCTCTACCCGTTGACCATCACTTTCGTGGTGCTGGGCACGGCCAACCACTATCTGCTCGACGCGATCGCGGGGGTCGCGGTGATGGGTGTGGGGCTGCTGCTCGCCCGGCCCGCGGTGCGGCTGGCCGACCGGGTACGGGCCCGGTTCTCCTCCCGTACGGCCGACAGTCCGTCCCCGATTGTCGGTGCCGGGTGCAAGACTTCCCCGGGTGAGCGATTCCCCGGGCAGCGGACCTCCTCCGCCTCTTCCGCGTCAGCAGGCGACACAGCCGACGACGGCACTCAGACAGCGGCTCGCTGA
- a CDS encoding LLM class flavin-dependent oxidoreductase, producing the protein MDPIQGKAAGTAPVPLSVLDLVTVGEGRTATQAIRTGVEIAQLAERRGFHRYWVAEHHSMPGVASSSPAVLLAHLAAHTDRIRLGSGGVMLPNHAPLVIAEQFGTLEAMAPGRVDLGLGRAPGTDGATAAALRRSDRLHEGADEFPQQLAELIRFLDDSFPDGHRYARIHAVPGPVQGPAGRPPVWLLGSSGFSARLAGTLGLPFAFAHHFSAQNTIPALDLYRESFRPSAVLDSPYALIGVAALAADDAKEAHRQILTGALSMLRLRTGRPGLVPTPEEAAAYEFSPAEREFVDGWLGNIITGTADEVRSGLDDLQKRTGADELMITANAHGGEARLRSYELIADAYGLPGLPG; encoded by the coding sequence GTGGACCCGATTCAAGGCAAGGCGGCCGGAACCGCTCCCGTACCCCTGTCCGTACTGGACCTGGTGACCGTGGGGGAGGGGCGCACCGCCACCCAGGCCATCCGTACCGGAGTGGAGATCGCGCAGCTCGCCGAGCGGCGCGGTTTCCACCGGTACTGGGTGGCCGAGCACCACTCCATGCCCGGGGTCGCCTCCTCGTCGCCCGCCGTACTGCTCGCGCACCTCGCCGCCCACACCGACCGCATCCGGCTCGGCTCCGGCGGTGTGATGCTGCCCAACCACGCGCCCCTGGTCATCGCCGAGCAGTTCGGCACGCTGGAGGCGATGGCTCCGGGCCGGGTCGACCTGGGCCTAGGCAGGGCCCCCGGCACCGACGGGGCCACGGCGGCCGCGCTCCGCCGCTCGGACCGGCTGCACGAGGGCGCCGACGAATTCCCGCAGCAGCTGGCCGAGTTGATCCGGTTCCTGGACGACAGCTTCCCGGACGGCCACCGGTACGCCCGGATCCACGCCGTGCCGGGACCGGTCCAGGGCCCGGCGGGCCGGCCGCCGGTGTGGCTGCTCGGCTCGTCCGGCTTCAGCGCGCGGCTCGCGGGCACGCTCGGGCTGCCGTTCGCCTTCGCGCACCACTTCTCGGCGCAGAACACCATCCCGGCCCTCGACCTCTACCGCGAGTCCTTCCGGCCGTCGGCGGTGCTGGACAGCCCGTACGCCCTGATCGGTGTCGCCGCCCTCGCGGCCGACGACGCGAAGGAGGCCCACCGGCAGATCCTCACCGGCGCACTGTCGATGCTCCGGCTGCGCACCGGGCGGCCGGGGCTCGTGCCGACGCCCGAAGAGGCCGCGGCATACGAATTCAGCCCGGCGGAGCGGGAGTTCGTGGACGGCTGGCTCGGCAACATCATCACCGGGACCGCCGACGAGGTCCGCTCCGGTCTCGACGATCTCCAGAAGCGCACGGGCGCCGACGAGCTGATGATCACGGCCAACGCGCACGGCGGCGAGGCGCGGCTGCGCTCGTACGAGCTGATCGCCGACGCTTACGGGCTGCCCGGGCTGCCCGGGTAG
- a CDS encoding bifunctional DNA primase/polymerase — MLDEQDGQHATAVTPAGAGWLASAAPYPRSALSLWESRPTAPTVLDCGSVFDVVNVPAIFGRRMLDTLWSEGPGSGPVAGHRGRMLLFAAPGTAQRLPSLLHWEEWGDAVPPMLCHGTGDAVTVPSLTSSVPRSGPRWLVAPDTRHPWLPGPEVMLWACVRAARAAAAPATRTDGLSIFPRADQGAKVYDVSRRR, encoded by the coding sequence ATCCTCGACGAGCAGGACGGGCAGCACGCCACAGCGGTCACCCCGGCCGGCGCGGGATGGCTCGCGTCCGCCGCCCCGTACCCGCGCAGTGCGCTCTCGCTCTGGGAGTCCCGGCCCACCGCCCCCACCGTGCTGGACTGCGGCTCGGTCTTCGACGTGGTCAACGTGCCCGCGATCTTCGGCCGCCGGATGCTGGACACCCTGTGGTCGGAGGGCCCAGGATCGGGCCCGGTCGCCGGTCACCGGGGCCGGATGCTGCTCTTCGCCGCCCCCGGCACGGCCCAGCGGCTGCCATCCCTGCTGCACTGGGAGGAGTGGGGCGACGCGGTGCCGCCGATGCTCTGCCACGGCACCGGTGACGCGGTGACCGTACCGTCTCTGACCTCCTCCGTTCCCCGATCGGGCCCGCGCTGGCTGGTGGCTCCCGACACCCGCCATCCCTGGCTGCCGGGGCCCGAGGTCATGCTCTGGGCCTGTGTCCGCGCGGCGCGTGCGGCGGCGGCCCCGGCCACGAGAACGGACGGCTTATCGATTTTTCCCCGCGCCGATCAGGGTGCTAAGGTCTACGACGTCAGCAGGCGCCGCTAG
- a CDS encoding histidine phosphatase family protein — protein sequence MAPRMLLVRHGQTAWSLSGKHTGRTDIPLLDEGREGAELLGERLHRAPWDAVPDARVFTSRLLRASETCALAGFADRAEEWDALLEWNYGAYEGLTPAEIQAVRPGWFIWRDGVPDGESVADVTARADAAIDRIRTGGRDVLVFAHGHILRALAARWLGYDLTFGARIRLAPASLSVLGWAYDAPAVERWNDTGHLEP from the coding sequence ATGGCACCCCGAATGCTGCTGGTCCGGCATGGGCAGACCGCGTGGTCGCTGTCCGGGAAACACACCGGCAGGACGGACATCCCACTGCTCGACGAGGGACGCGAGGGGGCCGAACTGCTCGGTGAGCGGCTGCACCGGGCGCCGTGGGACGCGGTGCCGGACGCCAGGGTGTTCACCAGCAGACTGCTACGGGCGAGCGAGACGTGCGCACTTGCCGGGTTCGCCGACCGCGCCGAGGAGTGGGACGCGCTCCTGGAGTGGAACTACGGGGCGTACGAAGGACTCACCCCGGCCGAGATCCAGGCGGTCAGGCCCGGCTGGTTCATCTGGCGCGACGGCGTTCCCGACGGTGAGTCCGTGGCCGATGTCACGGCACGCGCCGACGCGGCGATCGACCGGATCCGTACGGGCGGCCGCGACGTCCTGGTCTTTGCGCACGGCCATATCCTGCGGGCGCTCGCCGCACGCTGGCTCGGCTACGACCTGACCTTCGGCGCCCGCATCCGGCTGGCCCCGGCGTCGCTCTCGGTGCTGGGCTGGGCGTACGACGCCCCCGCGGTCGAGCGGTGGAACGACACCGGGCACCTGGAGCCGTAA